The following coding sequences lie in one Arachis ipaensis cultivar K30076 chromosome B05, Araip1.1, whole genome shotgun sequence genomic window:
- the LOC107641788 gene encoding uncharacterized protein LOC107641788 isoform X4 has translation MPPTIFNLFLPQKKRYDFILSVSVSSWQFSNLTPCDKFLLQIEAEASSVQAIARTLCPLKIILDRVFLTLIGVLLSCWQENQVTKRKEKSVSMNAFELISRSQSFNLDSFFEQQTSNYCNILCHSGHLTSCPPGIKIYGCISSLPADLAGSISSCRWSCCCWADDLVLGLALTFILGAGLLFGAKLFTRVVDVFHLIKIEILVEIFSCLLIAVKGLWLSIHHIFNSERF, from the exons ATGCCTCCCACCATATTCAACCTGTTCCTACCACAAAAGAAGAGGTATGATTTCATTTTAAGTGTTTCTGTTTCTTCTTGGCAGTTTTCTAATCTAACTCCTTGTGATAAATTTTTATTACAGATAGAAGCCGAAGCATCTTCTGTTCAGGCTATTGCAAGGACTCTCTGccctttgaaaattattttggataGAGTATTTTTGACTTTAATTGGGGTGCTTCTTAGTTGCTGGCAG GAAAATCAAGtgacaaagagaaaagagaaatcgGTTTCAATGAATGCTTTTGAACTCATTTCAAGATCACAAAGCTTTAACCTTGACAGCTTCTTTGAGCAGCAAACA AGTAACTACTGTAACATTCTGTGTCACTCTGGCCACCTCACTAGCTGCCCGCCAGGGATCAAAATCTATGGCTGCATTTCAAGTCTGCCTGCAGATTTGGCTGGCAGTATCTCTTCTTGTCGATGGTCTTGCTGTTGCTGGGCAG ATGATTTGGTTCTGGGATTGGCTCTTACATTCATTCTTGGTGCAGGACTTCTTTTTGGAGCTAAACTATTTACAAGAGTTGTTGATGTCTTCCACCTCATAAAAATTGAAATACTC GTGGAGATTTTTTCCTGTCTTTTAATTGCCGTTAAAGGTTTATGGCTATCTATCCATCATATCTTCAACAGTGAGAGGTTTTAA
- the LOC107641788 gene encoding uncharacterized protein LOC107641788 isoform X1 — MPPTIFNLFLPQKKRYDFILSVSVSSWQFSNLTPCDKFLLQIEAEASSVQAIARTLCPLKIILDRVFLTLIGVLLSCWQENQVTKRKEKSVSMNAFELISRSQSFNLDSFFEQQTSNYCNILCHSGHLTSCPPGIKIYGCISSLPADLAGSISSCRWSCCCWADDLVLGLALTFILGAGLLFGAKLFTRVVDVFHLIKIEILSTSYALALNSYVVSLDSSQEMPRSTSNVELNAANATWLSINILDYPIFKY, encoded by the exons ATGCCTCCCACCATATTCAACCTGTTCCTACCACAAAAGAAGAGGTATGATTTCATTTTAAGTGTTTCTGTTTCTTCTTGGCAGTTTTCTAATCTAACTCCTTGTGATAAATTTTTATTACAGATAGAAGCCGAAGCATCTTCTGTTCAGGCTATTGCAAGGACTCTCTGccctttgaaaattattttggataGAGTATTTTTGACTTTAATTGGGGTGCTTCTTAGTTGCTGGCAG GAAAATCAAGtgacaaagagaaaagagaaatcgGTTTCAATGAATGCTTTTGAACTCATTTCAAGATCACAAAGCTTTAACCTTGACAGCTTCTTTGAGCAGCAAACA AGTAACTACTGTAACATTCTGTGTCACTCTGGCCACCTCACTAGCTGCCCGCCAGGGATCAAAATCTATGGCTGCATTTCAAGTCTGCCTGCAGATTTGGCTGGCAGTATCTCTTCTTGTCGATGGTCTTGCTGTTGCTGGGCAG ATGATTTGGTTCTGGGATTGGCTCTTACATTCATTCTTGGTGCAGGACTTCTTTTTGGAGCTAAACTATTTACAAGAGTTGTTGATGTCTTCCACCTCATAAAAATTGAAATACTC TCTACTTCATATGCATTGGCCTTGAATAGCTATGTTGTTTCACTCGATAGCAG TCAGGAGATGCCAAGATCAACTTCCAATGTGGAGCTTAATGCTGCCAATGCAACTTGGTTATCCATTAATATTTTAGATTATCCCATCTTTAAGTACTAA
- the LOC107641788 gene encoding uncharacterized protein LOC107641788 isoform X5, protein MFHASHHIQPVPTTKEEIEAEASSVQAIARTLCPLKIILDRVFLTLIGVLLSCWQENQVTKRKEKSVSMNAFELISRSQSFNLDSFFEQQTSNYCNILCHSGHLTSCPPGIKIYGCISSLPADLAGSISSCRWSCCCWADDLVLGLALTFILGAGLLFGAKLFTRVVDVFHLIKIEILSTSYALALNSYVVSLDSSQEMPRSTSNVELNAANATWLSINILDYPIFKY, encoded by the exons ATGTTTCATGCCTCCCACCATATTCAACCTGTTCCTACCACAAAAGAAGAG ATAGAAGCCGAAGCATCTTCTGTTCAGGCTATTGCAAGGACTCTCTGccctttgaaaattattttggataGAGTATTTTTGACTTTAATTGGGGTGCTTCTTAGTTGCTGGCAG GAAAATCAAGtgacaaagagaaaagagaaatcgGTTTCAATGAATGCTTTTGAACTCATTTCAAGATCACAAAGCTTTAACCTTGACAGCTTCTTTGAGCAGCAAACA AGTAACTACTGTAACATTCTGTGTCACTCTGGCCACCTCACTAGCTGCCCGCCAGGGATCAAAATCTATGGCTGCATTTCAAGTCTGCCTGCAGATTTGGCTGGCAGTATCTCTTCTTGTCGATGGTCTTGCTGTTGCTGGGCAG ATGATTTGGTTCTGGGATTGGCTCTTACATTCATTCTTGGTGCAGGACTTCTTTTTGGAGCTAAACTATTTACAAGAGTTGTTGATGTCTTCCACCTCATAAAAATTGAAATACTC TCTACTTCATATGCATTGGCCTTGAATAGCTATGTTGTTTCACTCGATAGCAG TCAGGAGATGCCAAGATCAACTTCCAATGTGGAGCTTAATGCTGCCAATGCAACTTGGTTATCCATTAATATTTTAGATTATCCCATCTTTAAGTACTAA
- the LOC107641788 gene encoding uncharacterized protein LOC107641788 isoform X2 — translation MPPTIFNLFLPQKKRYDFILSVSVSSWQFSNLTPCDKFLLQIEAEASSVQAIARTLCPLKIILDRVFLTLIGVLLSCWQENQVTKRKEKSVSMNAFELISRSQSFNLDSFFEQQTSNYCNILCHSGHLTSCPPGIKIYGCISSLPADLAGSISSCRWSCCCWAGLLFGAKLFTRVVDVFHLIKIEILSTSYALALNSYVVSLDSSQEMPRSTSNVELNAANATWLSINILDYPIFKY, via the exons ATGCCTCCCACCATATTCAACCTGTTCCTACCACAAAAGAAGAGGTATGATTTCATTTTAAGTGTTTCTGTTTCTTCTTGGCAGTTTTCTAATCTAACTCCTTGTGATAAATTTTTATTACAGATAGAAGCCGAAGCATCTTCTGTTCAGGCTATTGCAAGGACTCTCTGccctttgaaaattattttggataGAGTATTTTTGACTTTAATTGGGGTGCTTCTTAGTTGCTGGCAG GAAAATCAAGtgacaaagagaaaagagaaatcgGTTTCAATGAATGCTTTTGAACTCATTTCAAGATCACAAAGCTTTAACCTTGACAGCTTCTTTGAGCAGCAAACA AGTAACTACTGTAACATTCTGTGTCACTCTGGCCACCTCACTAGCTGCCCGCCAGGGATCAAAATCTATGGCTGCATTTCAAGTCTGCCTGCAGATTTGGCTGGCAGTATCTCTTCTTGTCGATGGTCTTGCTGTTGCTGGGCAG GACTTCTTTTTGGAGCTAAACTATTTACAAGAGTTGTTGATGTCTTCCACCTCATAAAAATTGAAATACTC TCTACTTCATATGCATTGGCCTTGAATAGCTATGTTGTTTCACTCGATAGCAG TCAGGAGATGCCAAGATCAACTTCCAATGTGGAGCTTAATGCTGCCAATGCAACTTGGTTATCCATTAATATTTTAGATTATCCCATCTTTAAGTACTAA
- the LOC107641788 gene encoding uncharacterized protein LOC107641788 isoform X3 has protein sequence MPPTIFNLFLPQKKRYDFILSVSVSSWQFSNLTPCDKFLLQIEAEASSVQAIARTLCPLKIILDRVFLTLIGVLLSCWQENQVTKRKEKSVSMNAFELISRSQSFNLDSFFEQQTSNYCNILCHSGHLTSCPPGIKIYGCISSLPADLAGSISSCRWSCCCWADDLVLGLALTFILGAGLLFGAKLFTRVVDVFHLIKIEILQVEIFSCLLIAVKGLWLSIHHIFNSERF, from the exons ATGCCTCCCACCATATTCAACCTGTTCCTACCACAAAAGAAGAGGTATGATTTCATTTTAAGTGTTTCTGTTTCTTCTTGGCAGTTTTCTAATCTAACTCCTTGTGATAAATTTTTATTACAGATAGAAGCCGAAGCATCTTCTGTTCAGGCTATTGCAAGGACTCTCTGccctttgaaaattattttggataGAGTATTTTTGACTTTAATTGGGGTGCTTCTTAGTTGCTGGCAG GAAAATCAAGtgacaaagagaaaagagaaatcgGTTTCAATGAATGCTTTTGAACTCATTTCAAGATCACAAAGCTTTAACCTTGACAGCTTCTTTGAGCAGCAAACA AGTAACTACTGTAACATTCTGTGTCACTCTGGCCACCTCACTAGCTGCCCGCCAGGGATCAAAATCTATGGCTGCATTTCAAGTCTGCCTGCAGATTTGGCTGGCAGTATCTCTTCTTGTCGATGGTCTTGCTGTTGCTGGGCAG ATGATTTGGTTCTGGGATTGGCTCTTACATTCATTCTTGGTGCAGGACTTCTTTTTGGAGCTAAACTATTTACAAGAGTTGTTGATGTCTTCCACCTCATAAAAATTGAAATACTC CAGGTGGAGATTTTTTCCTGTCTTTTAATTGCCGTTAAAGGTTTATGGCTATCTATCCATCATATCTTCAACAGTGAGAGGTTTTAA
- the LOC107641788 gene encoding uncharacterized protein LOC107641788 isoform X10, whose product MPPTIFNLFLPQKKRYDFILSVSVSSWQFSNLTPCDKFLLQIEAEASSVQAIARTLCPLKIILDRVFLTLIGVLLSCWQENQVTKRKEKSVSMNAFELISRSQSFNLDSFFEQQTSNYCNILCHSGHLTSCPPGIKIYGCISSLPADLAGSISSCRWSCCCWAGLLFGAKLFTRVVDVFHLIKIEILVIFAVYFICIGLE is encoded by the exons ATGCCTCCCACCATATTCAACCTGTTCCTACCACAAAAGAAGAGGTATGATTTCATTTTAAGTGTTTCTGTTTCTTCTTGGCAGTTTTCTAATCTAACTCCTTGTGATAAATTTTTATTACAGATAGAAGCCGAAGCATCTTCTGTTCAGGCTATTGCAAGGACTCTCTGccctttgaaaattattttggataGAGTATTTTTGACTTTAATTGGGGTGCTTCTTAGTTGCTGGCAG GAAAATCAAGtgacaaagagaaaagagaaatcgGTTTCAATGAATGCTTTTGAACTCATTTCAAGATCACAAAGCTTTAACCTTGACAGCTTCTTTGAGCAGCAAACA AGTAACTACTGTAACATTCTGTGTCACTCTGGCCACCTCACTAGCTGCCCGCCAGGGATCAAAATCTATGGCTGCATTTCAAGTCTGCCTGCAGATTTGGCTGGCAGTATCTCTTCTTGTCGATGGTCTTGCTGTTGCTGGGCAG GACTTCTTTTTGGAGCTAAACTATTTACAAGAGTTGTTGATGTCTTCCACCTCATAAAAATTGAAATACTC GTCATTTTTGCAGTCTACTTCATATGCATTGGCCTTGAATAG
- the LOC107641788 gene encoding uncharacterized protein LOC107641788 isoform X11, whose protein sequence is MPPTIFNLFLPQKKRYDFILSVSVSSWQFSNLTPCDKFLLQIEAEASSVQAIARTLCPLKIILDRVFLTLIGVLLSCWQENQVTKRKEKSVSMNAFELISRSQSFNLDSFFEQQTSNYCNILCHSGHLTSCPPGIKIYGCISSLPADLAGSISSCRWSCCCWAGLLFGAKLFTRVVDVFHLIKIEILSGDAKINFQCGA, encoded by the exons ATGCCTCCCACCATATTCAACCTGTTCCTACCACAAAAGAAGAGGTATGATTTCATTTTAAGTGTTTCTGTTTCTTCTTGGCAGTTTTCTAATCTAACTCCTTGTGATAAATTTTTATTACAGATAGAAGCCGAAGCATCTTCTGTTCAGGCTATTGCAAGGACTCTCTGccctttgaaaattattttggataGAGTATTTTTGACTTTAATTGGGGTGCTTCTTAGTTGCTGGCAG GAAAATCAAGtgacaaagagaaaagagaaatcgGTTTCAATGAATGCTTTTGAACTCATTTCAAGATCACAAAGCTTTAACCTTGACAGCTTCTTTGAGCAGCAAACA AGTAACTACTGTAACATTCTGTGTCACTCTGGCCACCTCACTAGCTGCCCGCCAGGGATCAAAATCTATGGCTGCATTTCAAGTCTGCCTGCAGATTTGGCTGGCAGTATCTCTTCTTGTCGATGGTCTTGCTGTTGCTGGGCAG GACTTCTTTTTGGAGCTAAACTATTTACAAGAGTTGTTGATGTCTTCCACCTCATAAAAATTGAAATACTC TCAGGAGATGCCAAGATCAACTTCCAATGTGGAGCTTAA
- the LOC107641788 gene encoding uncharacterized protein LOC107641788 isoform X7, producing MPPTIFNLFLPQKKRYDFILSVSVSSWQFSNLTPCDKFLLQIEAEASSVQAIARTLCPLKIILDRVFLTLIGVLLSCWQENQVTKRKEKSVSMNAFELISRSQSFNLDSFFEQQTSNYCNILCHSGHLTSCPPGIKIYGCISSLPADLAGSISSCRWSCCCWADDLVLGLALTFILGAGLLFGAKLFTRVVDVFHLIKIEILVIFAVYFICIGLE from the exons ATGCCTCCCACCATATTCAACCTGTTCCTACCACAAAAGAAGAGGTATGATTTCATTTTAAGTGTTTCTGTTTCTTCTTGGCAGTTTTCTAATCTAACTCCTTGTGATAAATTTTTATTACAGATAGAAGCCGAAGCATCTTCTGTTCAGGCTATTGCAAGGACTCTCTGccctttgaaaattattttggataGAGTATTTTTGACTTTAATTGGGGTGCTTCTTAGTTGCTGGCAG GAAAATCAAGtgacaaagagaaaagagaaatcgGTTTCAATGAATGCTTTTGAACTCATTTCAAGATCACAAAGCTTTAACCTTGACAGCTTCTTTGAGCAGCAAACA AGTAACTACTGTAACATTCTGTGTCACTCTGGCCACCTCACTAGCTGCCCGCCAGGGATCAAAATCTATGGCTGCATTTCAAGTCTGCCTGCAGATTTGGCTGGCAGTATCTCTTCTTGTCGATGGTCTTGCTGTTGCTGGGCAG ATGATTTGGTTCTGGGATTGGCTCTTACATTCATTCTTGGTGCAGGACTTCTTTTTGGAGCTAAACTATTTACAAGAGTTGTTGATGTCTTCCACCTCATAAAAATTGAAATACTC GTCATTTTTGCAGTCTACTTCATATGCATTGGCCTTGAATAG
- the LOC107641788 gene encoding uncharacterized protein LOC107641788 isoform X6 produces the protein MPPTIFNLFLPQKKRYDFILSVSVSSWQFSNLTPCDKFLLQIEAEASSVQAIARTLCPLKIILDRVFLTLIGVLLSCWQENQVTKRKEKSVSMNAFELISRSQSFNLDSFFEQQTSNYCNILCHSGHLTSCPPGIKIYGCISSLPADLAGSISSCRWSCCCWAGLLFGAKLFTRVVDVFHLIKIEILQVEIFSCLLIAVKGLWLSIHHIFNSERF, from the exons ATGCCTCCCACCATATTCAACCTGTTCCTACCACAAAAGAAGAGGTATGATTTCATTTTAAGTGTTTCTGTTTCTTCTTGGCAGTTTTCTAATCTAACTCCTTGTGATAAATTTTTATTACAGATAGAAGCCGAAGCATCTTCTGTTCAGGCTATTGCAAGGACTCTCTGccctttgaaaattattttggataGAGTATTTTTGACTTTAATTGGGGTGCTTCTTAGTTGCTGGCAG GAAAATCAAGtgacaaagagaaaagagaaatcgGTTTCAATGAATGCTTTTGAACTCATTTCAAGATCACAAAGCTTTAACCTTGACAGCTTCTTTGAGCAGCAAACA AGTAACTACTGTAACATTCTGTGTCACTCTGGCCACCTCACTAGCTGCCCGCCAGGGATCAAAATCTATGGCTGCATTTCAAGTCTGCCTGCAGATTTGGCTGGCAGTATCTCTTCTTGTCGATGGTCTTGCTGTTGCTGGGCAG GACTTCTTTTTGGAGCTAAACTATTTACAAGAGTTGTTGATGTCTTCCACCTCATAAAAATTGAAATACTC CAGGTGGAGATTTTTTCCTGTCTTTTAATTGCCGTTAAAGGTTTATGGCTATCTATCCATCATATCTTCAACAGTGAGAGGTTTTAA
- the LOC107641788 gene encoding uncharacterized protein LOC107641788 isoform X9 encodes MPPTIFNLFLPQKKRYDFILSVSVSSWQFSNLTPCDKFLLQIEAEASSVQAIARTLCPLKIILDRVFLTLIGVLLSCWQENQVTKRKEKSVSMNAFELISRSQSFNLDSFFEQQTSNYCNILCHSGHLTSCPPGIKIYGCISSLPADLAGSISSCRWSCCCWADDLVLGLALTFILGAGLLFGAKLFTRVVDVFHLIKIEILSGDAKINFQCGA; translated from the exons ATGCCTCCCACCATATTCAACCTGTTCCTACCACAAAAGAAGAGGTATGATTTCATTTTAAGTGTTTCTGTTTCTTCTTGGCAGTTTTCTAATCTAACTCCTTGTGATAAATTTTTATTACAGATAGAAGCCGAAGCATCTTCTGTTCAGGCTATTGCAAGGACTCTCTGccctttgaaaattattttggataGAGTATTTTTGACTTTAATTGGGGTGCTTCTTAGTTGCTGGCAG GAAAATCAAGtgacaaagagaaaagagaaatcgGTTTCAATGAATGCTTTTGAACTCATTTCAAGATCACAAAGCTTTAACCTTGACAGCTTCTTTGAGCAGCAAACA AGTAACTACTGTAACATTCTGTGTCACTCTGGCCACCTCACTAGCTGCCCGCCAGGGATCAAAATCTATGGCTGCATTTCAAGTCTGCCTGCAGATTTGGCTGGCAGTATCTCTTCTTGTCGATGGTCTTGCTGTTGCTGGGCAG ATGATTTGGTTCTGGGATTGGCTCTTACATTCATTCTTGGTGCAGGACTTCTTTTTGGAGCTAAACTATTTACAAGAGTTGTTGATGTCTTCCACCTCATAAAAATTGAAATACTC TCAGGAGATGCCAAGATCAACTTCCAATGTGGAGCTTAA
- the LOC107641788 gene encoding uncharacterized protein LOC107641788 isoform X8, with the protein MPPTIFNLFLPQKKRYDFILSVSVSSWQFSNLTPCDKFLLQIEAEASSVQAIARTLCPLKIILDRVFLTLIGVLLSCWQENQVTKRKEKSVSMNAFELISRSQSFNLDSFFEQQTSNYCNILCHSGHLTSCPPGIKIYGCISSLPADLAGSISSCRWSCCCWAGLLFGAKLFTRVVDVFHLIKIEILVEIFSCLLIAVKGLWLSIHHIFNSERF; encoded by the exons ATGCCTCCCACCATATTCAACCTGTTCCTACCACAAAAGAAGAGGTATGATTTCATTTTAAGTGTTTCTGTTTCTTCTTGGCAGTTTTCTAATCTAACTCCTTGTGATAAATTTTTATTACAGATAGAAGCCGAAGCATCTTCTGTTCAGGCTATTGCAAGGACTCTCTGccctttgaaaattattttggataGAGTATTTTTGACTTTAATTGGGGTGCTTCTTAGTTGCTGGCAG GAAAATCAAGtgacaaagagaaaagagaaatcgGTTTCAATGAATGCTTTTGAACTCATTTCAAGATCACAAAGCTTTAACCTTGACAGCTTCTTTGAGCAGCAAACA AGTAACTACTGTAACATTCTGTGTCACTCTGGCCACCTCACTAGCTGCCCGCCAGGGATCAAAATCTATGGCTGCATTTCAAGTCTGCCTGCAGATTTGGCTGGCAGTATCTCTTCTTGTCGATGGTCTTGCTGTTGCTGGGCAG GACTTCTTTTTGGAGCTAAACTATTTACAAGAGTTGTTGATGTCTTCCACCTCATAAAAATTGAAATACTC GTGGAGATTTTTTCCTGTCTTTTAATTGCCGTTAAAGGTTTATGGCTATCTATCCATCATATCTTCAACAGTGAGAGGTTTTAA